The following coding sequences lie in one Pan paniscus chromosome X, NHGRI_mPanPan1-v2.0_pri, whole genome shotgun sequence genomic window:
- the NLGN3 gene encoding neuroligin-3 isoform X3: MWLRLGPPSLSLSPKPTVGRSLCLTLWFLSLALRASTQAPAPTVNTHFGKLRGARVPLPSEILGPVDQYLGVPYAAPPIGEKRFLPPEPPPSWSGIRNATHFPPVCPQNIHTAVPEVMLPVWFTANLDIVATYIQEPNEDCLYLNVYVPTEDDIRDSGAKPVMVYIHGGSYMEGTGNMIDGSVLASYGNVIVITLNYRVGVLGFLSTGDQAAKGNYGLLDQIQALRWVSENIAFFGGDPRRITVFGSGIGASCVSLLTLSHHSEGLFQRAIIQSGSALSSWAVNYQPVKYTSLLADKVGCNVLDTVDMVDCLRQKSAKELVEQDIQPARYHVAFGPVIDGDVIPDDPEILMEQGEFLNYDIMLGVNQGEGLKFVEGVVDPEDGVSGTDFDYSVSNFVDNLYGYPEGKDTLRETIKFMYTDWADRDNPETRRKTLVALFTDHQWVEPSVVTADLHARYGSPTYFYAFYHHCQSLMKPAWSDAAHGDEVPYVFGVPMVGPTDLFPCNFSKNDVMLSAVVMTYWTNFAKTGDPNKPVPQDTKFIHTKANRFEEVAWSKYNPRDQLYLHIGLKPRVRDHYRATKVAFWKHLVPHLYNLHDMFHYTSTTTKVPPPDTTHSSHITRRPNGKTWSTKRPAISPAYSNENAQGSWNGDQDAGPLLVENPRDYSTELSVTIAVGASLLFLNVLAFAALYYRKDKRRQEPLRQPSPQRGAGAPELGAAPEEELAALQLGPTHHECEAGPPHDTLRLTALPDYTLTLRRSPDDIPLMTPNTITMIPNSLVGLQTLHPYNTFAAGFNSTGLPHSHSTTRV, encoded by the exons ATGTGGCTGCGGCTTGGCCCGCCCTCGCTGTCCCTGAGCCCCAAGCCCACGGTTGGCAGGAGCCTGTGCCTCACCCTGTGGTTCCTCAGTTTGGCGCTGAGGGCCAGTACCCAGGCCCCAGCACCCACAGTCAACactcactttgggaagctaaggggTGCCCGAGTACCACTGCCCAGTGAGATCCTGGGGCCTGTGGACCAATACCTGGGGGTGCCCTACGCAGCTCCCCCGATCGGCGAGAAACGTTTCCTGCCCCCTGAACCACCCCCATCCTGGTCGGGCATCCGGAACGCCACACACTTTCCCCCAGTGTGCCCCCAGAACATCCACACAGCTGTGCCCGAAGTCATGCTGCCGGTCTGGTTCACTGCCAACTTGGATATCGTCGCTACTTACATCCAGGAGCCCAACGAAGACTGTCTCTACCTGAACGTCTATGTGCCGACGGAGGATG ACATCCGGGACAGTGGTGCTAAACCCGTCATGGTCTACATCCACGGAGGCTCTTACATGGAAGGGACAGGCAACATGATTGATGGCAGCGTCCTCGCCAGTTATGGCAATGTCATCGTCATCACCCTCAACTATCGGGTTGGAGTGCTAG GTTTCCTGAGTACTGGAGATCAGGCTGCCAAGGGCAACTATGGGCTCCTTGACCAGATCCAGGCCCTCCGCTGGGTGAGCGAGAATATTGCCTTCTTCGGGGGAGACCCCCGCCGGATCACTGTCTTTGGCTCGGGCATTGGTGcatcctgcgtcagcctcctcaCGTTGTCACATCACTCAGAGG GCCTTTTCCAGAGAGCCATCATCCAAAGTGGCTCTGCTCTGTCCAGCTGGGCTGTGAACTACCAACCAGTGAAGTACACCAGCCTGCTGGCAGACAAAGTGGGCTGTAATGTGCTGGACACCGTGGATATGGTGGACTGTCTTCGGCAAAAGAGTGCCAAGGAGCTGGTAGAGCAGGACATCCAGCCAGCCCGCTACCACGTGGCCTTTGGCCCTGTGATTGATGGTGATGTCATTCCTGATGACCCTGAGATCCTCATGGAGCAGGGCGAGTTCCTCAACTATGACATCATGCTAGGTGTCAACCAGGGCGAGGGTCTCAAGTTTGTGGAAGGGGTGGTGGACCCTGAGGATGGTGTCTCTGGCACTGACTTTGACTATTCCGTCTCCAATTTTGTGGACAATCTGTATGGCTATCCTGAGGGTAAGGACACCCTGCGAGAGACCATCAAGTTCATGTATACAGACTGGGCAGACCGTGACAACCCTGAGACCCGCCGTAAAACACTGGTGGCACTCTTCACTGACCACCAGTGGGTGGAGCCCTCAGTGGTGACAGCCGATCTGCATGCCCGCTACGGCTCGCCTACCTACTTCTACGCCTTCTATCATCACTGCCAGAGCCTCATGAAGCCTGCTTGGTCAGATGCAGCTCATGGGGATGAAGTACCCTATGTTTTTGGGGTTCCTATGGTAGGCCCCACTGACCTTTTCCCCTGCAACTTCTCCAAGAATGATGTTATGCTCAGTGCTGTCGTCATGACCTATTGGACCAACTTTGCCAAGACTGG GGATCCCAACAAGCCGGTCCCCCAGGACACCAAGTTCATTCACACCAAGGCCAACCGCTTTGAGGAAGTGGCCTGGTCCAAATACAATCCCCGAGACCAGCTCTACCTTCACATCGGGCTGAAACCAAGGGTCCGAGATCATTACCGGGCCACTAAGGTGGCCTTTTGGAAACATCTGGTGCCCCACCTATACAACCTGCATGACATGTTCCACTATACGTCCACCACCACCAAAGTGCCGCCTCCGGATACCACCCACAGCTCCCACATCACCCGCAGGCCCAATGGCAAGACCTGGAGCACCAAGCGGCCAGCCATCTCACCTGCCTACAGCAACGAGAATGCCCAGGGGTCCTGGAACGGGGACCAGGATGCAGGGCCACTCCTGGTGGAGAACCCTCGTGACTACTCCACTGAATTAAGTGTCACCATCGCCGTGGGGGCCTCCCTCCTGTTCCTTAACGTTCTGGCCTTCGCTGCCCTCTACTACCGTAAGGACAAACGGCGCCAGGAGCCCCTGCGGCAGCCTAGCCCTCAGCGGGGAGCCGGGGCCCCGGAGTTGGGAGCTGCTCCAGAGGAGGAGCTGGCAGCATTACAACTGGGCCCCACCCACCACGAGTGTGAGGCCGGTCCCCCCCATGACACGCTGCGCCTCACTGCATTGCCCGACTACACCCTGACCCTGCGGCGCTCCCCGGATGACATCCCACTCATGACCCCCAACACCATCACTATGATCCCCAACTCCCTGGTAGGGCTGCAGACATTGCACCCCTATAACACCTTTGCCGCAGGGTTCAACAGTACCGGGCTGCCCCACTCACACTCCACTACCCGGGTATAG
- the NLGN3 gene encoding neuroligin-3 isoform X5, translating into MLPVWFTANLDIVATYIQEPNEDCLYLNVYVPTEDGSGAKKQGEDLADNDGDEDEDIRDSGAKPVMVYIHGGSYMEGTGNMIDGSVLASYGNVIVITLNYRVGVLGFLSTGDQAAKGNYGLLDQIQALRWVSENIAFFGGDPRRITVFGSGIGASCVSLLTLSHHSEGLFQRAIIQSGSALSSWAVNYQPVKYTSLLADKVGCNVLDTVDMVDCLRQKSAKELVEQDIQPARYHVAFGPVIDGDVIPDDPEILMEQGEFLNYDIMLGVNQGEGLKFVEGVVDPEDGVSGTDFDYSVSNFVDNLYGYPEGKDTLRETIKFMYTDWADRDNPETRRKTLVALFTDHQWVEPSVVTADLHARYGSPTYFYAFYHHCQSLMKPAWSDAAHGDEVPYVFGVPMVGPTDLFPCNFSKNDVMLSAVVMTYWTNFAKTGDPNKPVPQDTKFIHTKANRFEEVAWSKYNPRDQLYLHIGLKPRVRDHYRATKVAFWKHLVPHLYNLHDMFHYTSTTTKVPPPDTTHSSHITRRPNGKTWSTKRPAISPAYSNENAQGSWNGDQDAGPLLVENPRDYSTELSVTIAVGASLLFLNVLAFAALYYRKDKRRQEPLRQPSPQRGAGAPELGAAPEEELAALQLGPTHHECEAGPPHDTLRLTALPDYTLTLRRSPDDIPLMTPNTITMIPNSLVGLQTLHPYNTFAAGFNSTGLPHSHSTTRV; encoded by the exons ATGCTGCCGGTCTGGTTCACTGCCAACTTGGATATCGTCGCTACTTACATCCAGGAGCCCAACGAAGACTGTCTCTACCTGAACGTCTATGTGCCGACGGAGGATG GATCCGGCGCTAAGAAACAGGGCGAGGACTTAGCGGATAATGACGGGGATGAAGATGAAG ACATCCGGGACAGTGGTGCTAAACCCGTCATGGTCTACATCCACGGAGGCTCTTACATGGAAGGGACAGGCAACATGATTGATGGCAGCGTCCTCGCCAGTTATGGCAATGTCATCGTCATCACCCTCAACTATCGGGTTGGAGTGCTAG GTTTCCTGAGTACTGGAGATCAGGCTGCCAAGGGCAACTATGGGCTCCTTGACCAGATCCAGGCCCTCCGCTGGGTGAGCGAGAATATTGCCTTCTTCGGGGGAGACCCCCGCCGGATCACTGTCTTTGGCTCGGGCATTGGTGcatcctgcgtcagcctcctcaCGTTGTCACATCACTCAGAGG GCCTTTTCCAGAGAGCCATCATCCAAAGTGGCTCTGCTCTGTCCAGCTGGGCTGTGAACTACCAACCAGTGAAGTACACCAGCCTGCTGGCAGACAAAGTGGGCTGTAATGTGCTGGACACCGTGGATATGGTGGACTGTCTTCGGCAAAAGAGTGCCAAGGAGCTGGTAGAGCAGGACATCCAGCCAGCCCGCTACCACGTGGCCTTTGGCCCTGTGATTGATGGTGATGTCATTCCTGATGACCCTGAGATCCTCATGGAGCAGGGCGAGTTCCTCAACTATGACATCATGCTAGGTGTCAACCAGGGCGAGGGTCTCAAGTTTGTGGAAGGGGTGGTGGACCCTGAGGATGGTGTCTCTGGCACTGACTTTGACTATTCCGTCTCCAATTTTGTGGACAATCTGTATGGCTATCCTGAGGGTAAGGACACCCTGCGAGAGACCATCAAGTTCATGTATACAGACTGGGCAGACCGTGACAACCCTGAGACCCGCCGTAAAACACTGGTGGCACTCTTCACTGACCACCAGTGGGTGGAGCCCTCAGTGGTGACAGCCGATCTGCATGCCCGCTACGGCTCGCCTACCTACTTCTACGCCTTCTATCATCACTGCCAGAGCCTCATGAAGCCTGCTTGGTCAGATGCAGCTCATGGGGATGAAGTACCCTATGTTTTTGGGGTTCCTATGGTAGGCCCCACTGACCTTTTCCCCTGCAACTTCTCCAAGAATGATGTTATGCTCAGTGCTGTCGTCATGACCTATTGGACCAACTTTGCCAAGACTGG GGATCCCAACAAGCCGGTCCCCCAGGACACCAAGTTCATTCACACCAAGGCCAACCGCTTTGAGGAAGTGGCCTGGTCCAAATACAATCCCCGAGACCAGCTCTACCTTCACATCGGGCTGAAACCAAGGGTCCGAGATCATTACCGGGCCACTAAGGTGGCCTTTTGGAAACATCTGGTGCCCCACCTATACAACCTGCATGACATGTTCCACTATACGTCCACCACCACCAAAGTGCCGCCTCCGGATACCACCCACAGCTCCCACATCACCCGCAGGCCCAATGGCAAGACCTGGAGCACCAAGCGGCCAGCCATCTCACCTGCCTACAGCAACGAGAATGCCCAGGGGTCCTGGAACGGGGACCAGGATGCAGGGCCACTCCTGGTGGAGAACCCTCGTGACTACTCCACTGAATTAAGTGTCACCATCGCCGTGGGGGCCTCCCTCCTGTTCCTTAACGTTCTGGCCTTCGCTGCCCTCTACTACCGTAAGGACAAACGGCGCCAGGAGCCCCTGCGGCAGCCTAGCCCTCAGCGGGGAGCCGGGGCCCCGGAGTTGGGAGCTGCTCCAGAGGAGGAGCTGGCAGCATTACAACTGGGCCCCACCCACCACGAGTGTGAGGCCGGTCCCCCCCATGACACGCTGCGCCTCACTGCATTGCCCGACTACACCCTGACCCTGCGGCGCTCCCCGGATGACATCCCACTCATGACCCCCAACACCATCACTATGATCCCCAACTCCCTGGTAGGGCTGCAGACATTGCACCCCTATAACACCTTTGCCGCAGGGTTCAACAGTACCGGGCTGCCCCACTCACACTCCACTACCCGGGTATAG
- the NLGN3 gene encoding neuroligin-3 isoform X2: MWLRLGPPSLSLSPKPTVGRSLCLTLWFLSLALRASTQAPAPTVNTHFGKLRGARVPLPSEILGPVDQYLGVPYAAPPIGEKRFLPPEPPPSWSGIRNATHFPPVCPQNIHTAVPEVMLPVWFTANLDIVATYIQEPNEDCLYLNVYVPTEDGSGAKKQGEDLADNDGDEDEDIRDSGAKPVMVYIHGGSYMEGTGNMIDGSVLASYGNVIVITLNYRVGVLGFLSTGDQAAKGNYGLLDQIQALRWVSENIAFFGGDPRRITVFGSGIGASCVSLLTLSHHSEGLFQRAIIQSGSALSSWAVNYQPVKYTSLLADKVGCNVLDTVDMVDCLRQKSAKELVEQDIQPARYHVAFGPVIDGDVIPDDPEILMEQGEFLNYDIMLGVNQGEGLKFVEGVVDPEDGVSGTDFDYSVSNFVDNLYGYPEGKDTLRETIKFMYTDWADRDNPETRRKTLVALFTDHQWVEPSVVTADLHARYGSPTYFYAFYHHCQSLMKPAWSDAAHGDEVPYVFGVPMVGPTDLFPCNFSKNDVMLSAVVMTYWTNFAKTGDPNKPVPQDTKFIHTKANRFEEVAWSKYNPRDQLYLHIGLKPRVRDHYRATKVAFWKHLVPHLYNLHDMFHYTSTTTKVPPPDTTHSSHITRRPNGKTWSTKRPAISPAYSNENAQGSWNGDQDAGPLLVENPRDYSTELSVTIAVGASLLFLNVLAFAALYYRKDKRRQEPLRQPSPQRGAGAPELGAAPEEELAALQLGPTHHECEAGPPHDTLRLTALPDYTLTLRRSPDDIPLMTPNTITMIPNSLVGLQTLHPYNTFAAGFNSTGLPHSHSTTRV; encoded by the exons ATGTGGCTGCGGCTTGGCCCGCCCTCGCTGTCCCTGAGCCCCAAGCCCACGGTTGGCAGGAGCCTGTGCCTCACCCTGTGGTTCCTCAGTTTGGCGCTGAGGGCCAGTACCCAGGCCCCAGCACCCACAGTCAACactcactttgggaagctaaggggTGCCCGAGTACCACTGCCCAGTGAGATCCTGGGGCCTGTGGACCAATACCTGGGGGTGCCCTACGCAGCTCCCCCGATCGGCGAGAAACGTTTCCTGCCCCCTGAACCACCCCCATCCTGGTCGGGCATCCGGAACGCCACACACTTTCCCCCAGTGTGCCCCCAGAACATCCACACAGCTGTGCCCGAAGTCATGCTGCCGGTCTGGTTCACTGCCAACTTGGATATCGTCGCTACTTACATCCAGGAGCCCAACGAAGACTGTCTCTACCTGAACGTCTATGTGCCGACGGAGGATG GATCCGGCGCTAAGAAACAGGGCGAGGACTTAGCGGATAATGACGGGGATGAAGATGAAG ACATCCGGGACAGTGGTGCTAAACCCGTCATGGTCTACATCCACGGAGGCTCTTACATGGAAGGGACAGGCAACATGATTGATGGCAGCGTCCTCGCCAGTTATGGCAATGTCATCGTCATCACCCTCAACTATCGGGTTGGAGTGCTAG GTTTCCTGAGTACTGGAGATCAGGCTGCCAAGGGCAACTATGGGCTCCTTGACCAGATCCAGGCCCTCCGCTGGGTGAGCGAGAATATTGCCTTCTTCGGGGGAGACCCCCGCCGGATCACTGTCTTTGGCTCGGGCATTGGTGcatcctgcgtcagcctcctcaCGTTGTCACATCACTCAGAGG GCCTTTTCCAGAGAGCCATCATCCAAAGTGGCTCTGCTCTGTCCAGCTGGGCTGTGAACTACCAACCAGTGAAGTACACCAGCCTGCTGGCAGACAAAGTGGGCTGTAATGTGCTGGACACCGTGGATATGGTGGACTGTCTTCGGCAAAAGAGTGCCAAGGAGCTGGTAGAGCAGGACATCCAGCCAGCCCGCTACCACGTGGCCTTTGGCCCTGTGATTGATGGTGATGTCATTCCTGATGACCCTGAGATCCTCATGGAGCAGGGCGAGTTCCTCAACTATGACATCATGCTAGGTGTCAACCAGGGCGAGGGTCTCAAGTTTGTGGAAGGGGTGGTGGACCCTGAGGATGGTGTCTCTGGCACTGACTTTGACTATTCCGTCTCCAATTTTGTGGACAATCTGTATGGCTATCCTGAGGGTAAGGACACCCTGCGAGAGACCATCAAGTTCATGTATACAGACTGGGCAGACCGTGACAACCCTGAGACCCGCCGTAAAACACTGGTGGCACTCTTCACTGACCACCAGTGGGTGGAGCCCTCAGTGGTGACAGCCGATCTGCATGCCCGCTACGGCTCGCCTACCTACTTCTACGCCTTCTATCATCACTGCCAGAGCCTCATGAAGCCTGCTTGGTCAGATGCAGCTCATGGGGATGAAGTACCCTATGTTTTTGGGGTTCCTATGGTAGGCCCCACTGACCTTTTCCCCTGCAACTTCTCCAAGAATGATGTTATGCTCAGTGCTGTCGTCATGACCTATTGGACCAACTTTGCCAAGACTGG GGATCCCAACAAGCCGGTCCCCCAGGACACCAAGTTCATTCACACCAAGGCCAACCGCTTTGAGGAAGTGGCCTGGTCCAAATACAATCCCCGAGACCAGCTCTACCTTCACATCGGGCTGAAACCAAGGGTCCGAGATCATTACCGGGCCACTAAGGTGGCCTTTTGGAAACATCTGGTGCCCCACCTATACAACCTGCATGACATGTTCCACTATACGTCCACCACCACCAAAGTGCCGCCTCCGGATACCACCCACAGCTCCCACATCACCCGCAGGCCCAATGGCAAGACCTGGAGCACCAAGCGGCCAGCCATCTCACCTGCCTACAGCAACGAGAATGCCCAGGGGTCCTGGAACGGGGACCAGGATGCAGGGCCACTCCTGGTGGAGAACCCTCGTGACTACTCCACTGAATTAAGTGTCACCATCGCCGTGGGGGCCTCCCTCCTGTTCCTTAACGTTCTGGCCTTCGCTGCCCTCTACTACCGTAAGGACAAACGGCGCCAGGAGCCCCTGCGGCAGCCTAGCCCTCAGCGGGGAGCCGGGGCCCCGGAGTTGGGAGCTGCTCCAGAGGAGGAGCTGGCAGCATTACAACTGGGCCCCACCCACCACGAGTGTGAGGCCGGTCCCCCCCATGACACGCTGCGCCTCACTGCATTGCCCGACTACACCCTGACCCTGCGGCGCTCCCCGGATGACATCCCACTCATGACCCCCAACACCATCACTATGATCCCCAACTCCCTGGTAGGGCTGCAGACATTGCACCCCTATAACACCTTTGCCGCAGGGTTCAACAGTACCGGGCTGCCCCACTCACACTCCACTACCCGGGTATAG
- the NLGN3 gene encoding neuroligin-3 isoform X1, with product MWLRLGPPSLSLSPKPTVGRSLCLTLWFLSLALRASTQAPAPTVNTHFGKLRGARVPLPSEILGPVDQYLGVPYAAPPIGEKRFLPPEPPPSWSGIRNATHFPPVCPQNIHTAVPEVMLPVWFTANLDIVATYIQEPNEDCLYLNVYVPTEDVKRISKECARKPNKKICRKGGSGAKKQGEDLADNDGDEDEDIRDSGAKPVMVYIHGGSYMEGTGNMIDGSVLASYGNVIVITLNYRVGVLGFLSTGDQAAKGNYGLLDQIQALRWVSENIAFFGGDPRRITVFGSGIGASCVSLLTLSHHSEGLFQRAIIQSGSALSSWAVNYQPVKYTSLLADKVGCNVLDTVDMVDCLRQKSAKELVEQDIQPARYHVAFGPVIDGDVIPDDPEILMEQGEFLNYDIMLGVNQGEGLKFVEGVVDPEDGVSGTDFDYSVSNFVDNLYGYPEGKDTLRETIKFMYTDWADRDNPETRRKTLVALFTDHQWVEPSVVTADLHARYGSPTYFYAFYHHCQSLMKPAWSDAAHGDEVPYVFGVPMVGPTDLFPCNFSKNDVMLSAVVMTYWTNFAKTGDPNKPVPQDTKFIHTKANRFEEVAWSKYNPRDQLYLHIGLKPRVRDHYRATKVAFWKHLVPHLYNLHDMFHYTSTTTKVPPPDTTHSSHITRRPNGKTWSTKRPAISPAYSNENAQGSWNGDQDAGPLLVENPRDYSTELSVTIAVGASLLFLNVLAFAALYYRKDKRRQEPLRQPSPQRGAGAPELGAAPEEELAALQLGPTHHECEAGPPHDTLRLTALPDYTLTLRRSPDDIPLMTPNTITMIPNSLVGLQTLHPYNTFAAGFNSTGLPHSHSTTRV from the exons ATGTGGCTGCGGCTTGGCCCGCCCTCGCTGTCCCTGAGCCCCAAGCCCACGGTTGGCAGGAGCCTGTGCCTCACCCTGTGGTTCCTCAGTTTGGCGCTGAGGGCCAGTACCCAGGCCCCAGCACCCACAGTCAACactcactttgggaagctaaggggTGCCCGAGTACCACTGCCCAGTGAGATCCTGGGGCCTGTGGACCAATACCTGGGGGTGCCCTACGCAGCTCCCCCGATCGGCGAGAAACGTTTCCTGCCCCCTGAACCACCCCCATCCTGGTCGGGCATCCGGAACGCCACACACTTTCCCCCAGTGTGCCCCCAGAACATCCACACAGCTGTGCCCGAAGTCATGCTGCCGGTCTGGTTCACTGCCAACTTGGATATCGTCGCTACTTACATCCAGGAGCCCAACGAAGACTGTCTCTACCTGAACGTCTATGTGCCGACGGAGGATG tAAAGCGGATTTCCAAGGAATGCGCCCGAAAGCCCAACAAGAAAATTTGTAGGAAAGGAG GATCCGGCGCTAAGAAACAGGGCGAGGACTTAGCGGATAATGACGGGGATGAAGATGAAG ACATCCGGGACAGTGGTGCTAAACCCGTCATGGTCTACATCCACGGAGGCTCTTACATGGAAGGGACAGGCAACATGATTGATGGCAGCGTCCTCGCCAGTTATGGCAATGTCATCGTCATCACCCTCAACTATCGGGTTGGAGTGCTAG GTTTCCTGAGTACTGGAGATCAGGCTGCCAAGGGCAACTATGGGCTCCTTGACCAGATCCAGGCCCTCCGCTGGGTGAGCGAGAATATTGCCTTCTTCGGGGGAGACCCCCGCCGGATCACTGTCTTTGGCTCGGGCATTGGTGcatcctgcgtcagcctcctcaCGTTGTCACATCACTCAGAGG GCCTTTTCCAGAGAGCCATCATCCAAAGTGGCTCTGCTCTGTCCAGCTGGGCTGTGAACTACCAACCAGTGAAGTACACCAGCCTGCTGGCAGACAAAGTGGGCTGTAATGTGCTGGACACCGTGGATATGGTGGACTGTCTTCGGCAAAAGAGTGCCAAGGAGCTGGTAGAGCAGGACATCCAGCCAGCCCGCTACCACGTGGCCTTTGGCCCTGTGATTGATGGTGATGTCATTCCTGATGACCCTGAGATCCTCATGGAGCAGGGCGAGTTCCTCAACTATGACATCATGCTAGGTGTCAACCAGGGCGAGGGTCTCAAGTTTGTGGAAGGGGTGGTGGACCCTGAGGATGGTGTCTCTGGCACTGACTTTGACTATTCCGTCTCCAATTTTGTGGACAATCTGTATGGCTATCCTGAGGGTAAGGACACCCTGCGAGAGACCATCAAGTTCATGTATACAGACTGGGCAGACCGTGACAACCCTGAGACCCGCCGTAAAACACTGGTGGCACTCTTCACTGACCACCAGTGGGTGGAGCCCTCAGTGGTGACAGCCGATCTGCATGCCCGCTACGGCTCGCCTACCTACTTCTACGCCTTCTATCATCACTGCCAGAGCCTCATGAAGCCTGCTTGGTCAGATGCAGCTCATGGGGATGAAGTACCCTATGTTTTTGGGGTTCCTATGGTAGGCCCCACTGACCTTTTCCCCTGCAACTTCTCCAAGAATGATGTTATGCTCAGTGCTGTCGTCATGACCTATTGGACCAACTTTGCCAAGACTGG GGATCCCAACAAGCCGGTCCCCCAGGACACCAAGTTCATTCACACCAAGGCCAACCGCTTTGAGGAAGTGGCCTGGTCCAAATACAATCCCCGAGACCAGCTCTACCTTCACATCGGGCTGAAACCAAGGGTCCGAGATCATTACCGGGCCACTAAGGTGGCCTTTTGGAAACATCTGGTGCCCCACCTATACAACCTGCATGACATGTTCCACTATACGTCCACCACCACCAAAGTGCCGCCTCCGGATACCACCCACAGCTCCCACATCACCCGCAGGCCCAATGGCAAGACCTGGAGCACCAAGCGGCCAGCCATCTCACCTGCCTACAGCAACGAGAATGCCCAGGGGTCCTGGAACGGGGACCAGGATGCAGGGCCACTCCTGGTGGAGAACCCTCGTGACTACTCCACTGAATTAAGTGTCACCATCGCCGTGGGGGCCTCCCTCCTGTTCCTTAACGTTCTGGCCTTCGCTGCCCTCTACTACCGTAAGGACAAACGGCGCCAGGAGCCCCTGCGGCAGCCTAGCCCTCAGCGGGGAGCCGGGGCCCCGGAGTTGGGAGCTGCTCCAGAGGAGGAGCTGGCAGCATTACAACTGGGCCCCACCCACCACGAGTGTGAGGCCGGTCCCCCCCATGACACGCTGCGCCTCACTGCATTGCCCGACTACACCCTGACCCTGCGGCGCTCCCCGGATGACATCCCACTCATGACCCCCAACACCATCACTATGATCCCCAACTCCCTGGTAGGGCTGCAGACATTGCACCCCTATAACACCTTTGCCGCAGGGTTCAACAGTACCGGGCTGCCCCACTCACACTCCACTACCCGGGTATAG